From Candidatus Zymogenus saltonus:
ATTCCTTCTCATTGTCGCCGGGCTTGCCGCCATCTTTTTCCTCGGGAGGTGCCTCCTTGAGAAGCGGGAGGGGATTCAGGAGGAGGAGGGGGAAGACATCTTTGATGCGCTTGACAGGAGGCTCGCCGCGGGGGAGATAAGAAAGGACGAGCACGAAAGGCTGTCTAACCTCGCAAGGTCGCGTCCCACGGCCGTCGGGCATGGCGCCAGAGACAAGGAAAAGTAGTCGCATTTGAGGCGGTCTTCCCCGCCCGTCCAAAGGGGCGGAGCGCTGTTTAGATAGTAGTTTTTTGATGAAACAGGTAATAAGTGAGGCTTGATATGAAATTGAAAAGATCAGATAGGACTAAAAGCTTCCGTTGGGCGGCGCTTATTGTCACGGCCATCTTTGCGCTGTCCACAAGCTCGGTAATATTGAGCGCCTGCGCAACAATGTCGCCCGCGATAGGCTCCGGTGACCTGAATAAGCTCAAATCCGCCTATATCATGGCTGTGGCCGACGCCGAGACGGCGGAGCCAAGCGAGATATCCACAAACCTCGTCCCTATCGTCGAGACGAACAAGAACCTCGTCTGGCGCGGGGAGCCGGGAAAGAGGGAGCTTCTGGTCGTGACATGGACGTCCTGGAACGGCTACGATGTGCTGGTGGGAAAGAAGATGGTCCTGACGAGGGAGATCTGGGTGACTACCGTCCCGGAGCTGAAAGAATTCTCCAGAGAAAACCGCCTCGGTAGATTGGCGCCGGAGGCCCTTACCTTGAGGCTCGAAGGGCTTATGGGGCTTCCGCCGAATAACGGAAAGGACAGGTTTGTGGAGATATGGGTCTCCCCCGAAGACCTTTTTCGCCCCAGCCCCGACCCGGAGGTCACGGATATGGAGGCGGAGCTCGACTTCCCGGGGCCGAAGCGGCTCGTCACGATCTCGAAAAAACATATCCTCTGGTTCAACGACCTCAGGTCGAAGTCGTACGGCGAGGGTGGATACCCGTGGACGAGACTCGGCTACACCTACGACTGGGGAAGCAAAGAGGGCGAGGTGGGCCTGAGCGAGTTTGTCATAATGGAGGGGGCAGAGGTCACGATCAACTCGGTAACCAAGACCTCCGACTACTGTAAGTAGACATTTGCCAATCCACGAGGGGCAAAAAGGCCGGGATTTCCGAAAAAAGCTCCTTTCTGTCGCCCGAAAATGCGTTTTTCGGCGACAAAAGAGGGAAATCAGGGCCTTTTCCCCTTTTTTCATCAGTGTAAAATAATTAAATTTATATAATATTATTGACATTAGCTCAATTTAATGATAGATTCCAAACTCGCCTTCTTTGTTTTTAGCCTCCGTAACACTATTTTCATTTCGAGTTCGATATTTGGTTCGGTATTTGATATTTAGCTATGAATTATCGAAGTTATTATACCATTATGATAGTTACGGACGGGGCTGAGAGTCTGAGCAGATTTAAGATATCGTCCATATCCCTGAATATCATGATTTTTCTATTCATCGCCTCATTTATCCTCTCCGGCGTCCTCGCCGTGAGCTACGTGAAAATGCACATGGAGTCTAAGAAGTTGGCGTATCTCGAGGAGGAGACGGAGGTTCAGGAGAGACAAATAAAGGAGTTCGAGAGCACCTTCGCCGACCTGTCAACCCGACTGAACGGGTTGAAGGCCCTGAATGACAAGCTTTGCGATATGGCGGACGTGAAGGTATACTCGGGGGGATACGAGATGTTCGGCATAGGCGGCCCCCTTGTTGATGAAGAGGGAGAGTCAAAAACCGACAAGGACGATTTCGGCTCTTTCACGGATAAAATCAGCAATGATATTGATAGACTCCAGAAGAAATCGGAGACGCAGGGAAAGAGCCTCCAGGAGCTCTACAGCTTCCTCGAGGGGCAGCAGAACCGCCTCGATTCCACCCCCTCGATTCTGCCTACGAGGGGTATCTACAACGTAAAGGGCTTCGGTTTCAGGAAAGACCCGATCACCGGCAAGCTGAGAATGCACAACGGCGTCGATATAATCAACAAGGCCGGTACCCCGATATTTGCGCCGGCGGTGGGAGTCGTATCCTTTACGGGAATCAGGACCGGTTACGGCAAATACGTCATCATAGATCACGGCTACGGAATCTCCACCGGCTACGGCCATCTTGAAAACATCCTTGTTGACGAGGGGGACAGGGTAAAGCGCGGGCAAAAGATCGCCCTCATGGGAAACACCGGGCGCTCAATCGGCACCCACCTCCACTACGAGGTAAGAATAAACGATGTGCCGATAAATCCGCTCCTCTTTGTCTTGAACTGAAAAATTGAGAGTGGTGAGTGCAAGTTTTTTTATATGACAGGAGATGTTGTCCATAATCTTCGATCGATATGTTAAGTATTTGTGTTGATAAACGGTTTTCGTAAGGCGGCTTTATACTAAAATCCTAAATTGGGATAGATTTTAATCATGGTAAGAAAAAAACATTATACCGTTATAATAGTCCCGGAAAGGGCCTCGACCCTTTTCAAGCTGAAATTCTCCAACCACTCTCTATATATTCTTACGGCTTTAATCCTTGCGACTTTTATAATATCGGGATATATGTTTTACAACTATATAGATGTTCGATCCAGATATGTTGAAATGGGAGACCTCTCCGAACAGAACAGACAGCTGAAGGAGGAGCTCAAAGGATTTGAGAAGACCTATGAAACCCTCTCGGCGAGAATGGATAAGATAAAGGGATTCGACGAGAAGATTAGAGATCTCGCCGACATCGATGAGTACACCGAAGAGAAGACCCTCTTCGGCATCGGGGGTCCCATCCCCGGAGGGAAGGAGAAATCTTCCCTCGACGATAGAACGTCCGCCCTCTTCGATGAGCTGAACAGCGAGATCGAAAGGCTCAGTGAGGTGGCAAATCACGAGGAGCAAAGCCTGAACGAGCTTCTGAGCTTCCTGGAAGAGCAGGAAAACCTCCTTGCCTCCACGCCCTCCATCTGGCCGACCCGGGGATTTGTCACATCCGGCTTCGGGTTTCGCGGAAGGAGGATGCACGAGGGGCTCGACATAGCAAACAGGGTCGGTACCAGAATTAACGCCTCGGCGGACGGCATCGTTATATTTGCCGGCATCAGAAGCGGCTACGGCAAATTCCTGATAATAGATCACGGCTACGGCATCTCAACCTGTTACGGTCACCTCAACAGCATAGACGCCAGAGAGGGTCAAAGACTCAAAAGAGGGGAGAGGTTGGGCACAATTGGAAACACGGGGCGGAGCACCGGCCCCCACCTCCACTATGAGGTCAGGATAAACGGCGTTCCCGTGAATCCGGTCAACTACATTCTAAACTAATCGGTCGGGATCTAAATTGTGGTAGGGAGAGAGGGAGAGGGAGATTTTTTTATTTGATCGACGAGGGTGGCGGGGATAAACGAAAATTCCCTTTTTCTGATTTATCAAGGGGGCAGGGGATAGAAAGTAGGGAGTTAAGGAGATTTTTTTATTTAATCGATGTGGAGAGATGGGTAGGGGGGGGTGGGCAGGGGAAATCAGGATTTCAGTTTTCTGATTTATTAAGGGGGAGGGAAAGAGGGTGTTGCCGGTTCGATGATGCGGGGAAGTGGACAGACGGGTTGAATGAGAGTAAGTGAGCAAGGGGGCAGTGGGCAGGGCTTTGTTCTTGGGGTCTTCAATTCATCGAGTGAAGGGGGAGGGGGGATGTCTTGTAGATTCGATCAATAGGGGGGATGAGATGGGGAGCGCCCGCTTTTCTATTGCAGTGCCTTTATAAAAAAGCGAAAAACCCCTTAATTGTAAAGACCTTTCAATCCGCTGATCTTCCATGGGCGTGATTAATCAATAATTGCCTTCCTCCTTTAAGGAAATAACTTATCTTCACAATATCATAAAGTCAGGGTATCTATATTGTCTAAAAGAAATGGGGACACCGGCGGGTGAGATAGGGCCGATGTCCCCTTTTTATATTAGTAAGTCGATTTGTTCCGTCAAAAAGAGGCGGGCGAAAGTATTATCAGCCTTTCCATTCTGGAAGTGCTTCCGGCGGCCAACCATCAGCGGTCTCTCCCCCTTTCTTGAATCTAAAATCACATACGGGACCGCCTGACGCTAGGGTAGACGTGCGATAAAAGCCCGTAAAAAGGCTCTTGCATACACAATAATCGGTGATGCAGAGATACGGCGTGAACTCCTCAATCCCTAAAGATTGGAAGAACTTTAAAATTCCGCATTCCTTGATGTCCAATCCATAGTCGAAACTCTCCCCGTCCCCCCCCACATAATCGTATACAAAGCCCTTGGGGTAAATTCCGCTTTTAGACTCCGAAACGCCTCCCTCGTATCTTTTTTTGACAAAGGGCGAAAAACTCCACGCTCCCATTAACCATCTGATGGATCTAGGGAGGGTATTGAGATAATACTCGAAGGACCTGTACAGCGTCAAACCGATGTCCCGCAGCGGTATCCCGCTGCGGTTCATAGCTTGGTAAAACGAGACGGCGTATGCGGAAAGGACCATCTCCCTGATAAAGGGGCTCTTTTTGCCGCCGACATCGGGTATTTTTGGGATGATCTCTTCAAGCTCCAACAGCAGCTGCGGTATTAGGGTTTCCGCAAATTCGCCTCCAAATTGAGACTCGATGTAAGGATACATCTTTTTTAACATCGAATTGAATTGCCCGACAATACTTCTCTTCCTCTTTAGGTAGTACTTGTCTTCGCCGTTCATTCTGACGTCTTTTTGGATTTCGTCAGTTTCCATGGTTTTTCCTTAATAACCTTTTGTATTGACACCTTGAGATGCTTGAAAAACTTTTATTGTAGCAAAATCACTTTACCAAATTCCACCTCATTAAGCTCTGTTGAAGGTTTTTAGTCTATAACAGCGTTTGCTCTTTTCAAGGCAGACCTAGGATGAACAATGTCCCAGGGAAGGGAATCGAAACAAAATGTTTGTCTCATATAACGATGAGGGGGACACCGGCAGAGGAGATAGGTAAAGTGCCCCCTTTTCAATGTTATATGTTCAGATAGAGCATGCAATTTTCAATTCAACTTCACTATGCGACCATCTCCCGCCAAGGCACCAAGTCCCAGTCCACATCCTCTCCCGACCCCGATAGCTTTAAGACCACAATCCTCGTGTCACCGCCCAGGGGGGAGTCGACCTCTTTACATTTTACCGAAAGGCTCTCCTTTTTCGCCAGGCTCTCTCCTATCCCCTCGATCTGGTTTT
This genomic window contains:
- a CDS encoding L-2-amino-thiazoline-4-carboxylic acid hydrolase; amino-acid sequence: METDEIQKDVRMNGEDKYYLKRKRSIVGQFNSMLKKMYPYIESQFGGEFAETLIPQLLLELEEIIPKIPDVGGKKSPFIREMVLSAYAVSFYQAMNRSGIPLRDIGLTLYRSFEYYLNTLPRSIRWLMGAWSFSPFVKKRYEGGVSESKSGIYPKGFVYDYVGGDGESFDYGLDIKECGILKFFQSLGIEEFTPYLCITDYCVCKSLFTGFYRTSTLASGGPVCDFRFKKGGETADGWPPEALPEWKG
- a CDS encoding peptidoglycan DD-metalloendopeptidase family protein — its product is MVRKKHYTVIIVPERASTLFKLKFSNHSLYILTALILATFIISGYMFYNYIDVRSRYVEMGDLSEQNRQLKEELKGFEKTYETLSARMDKIKGFDEKIRDLADIDEYTEEKTLFGIGGPIPGGKEKSSLDDRTSALFDELNSEIERLSEVANHEEQSLNELLSFLEEQENLLASTPSIWPTRGFVTSGFGFRGRRMHEGLDIANRVGTRINASADGIVIFAGIRSGYGKFLIIDHGYGISTCYGHLNSIDAREGQRLKRGERLGTIGNTGRSTGPHLHYEVRINGVPVNPVNYILN
- a CDS encoding M23 family metallopeptidase — translated: MIVTDGAESLSRFKISSISLNIMIFLFIASFILSGVLAVSYVKMHMESKKLAYLEEETEVQERQIKEFESTFADLSTRLNGLKALNDKLCDMADVKVYSGGYEMFGIGGPLVDEEGESKTDKDDFGSFTDKISNDIDRLQKKSETQGKSLQELYSFLEGQQNRLDSTPSILPTRGIYNVKGFGFRKDPITGKLRMHNGVDIINKAGTPIFAPAVGVVSFTGIRTGYGKYVIIDHGYGISTGYGHLENILVDEGDRVKRGQKIALMGNTGRSIGTHLHYEVRINDVPINPLLFVLN